TTGGTATTCCATTTTAAATATACATCCTTCATTAATATCGCTGACTCCATCAGTATACAGGAATTTTGAAGAAATCAATACTAAACACTAGTTAGATACTGTATGGGTACAACGATTATAGAACAACTAAAAGATATGCTTGAAGATCTTATTGATAAAGTTCGAGTATAAATGAAGAATCGTTTTAATTATAGATAAATAAATTTTCATAATAGATTTCATGCGTGTTATAGGGGGGACTGGTGCTTCAAAAATCATTGATGATAATAAAATTTGGATGTTTCGTGGAGGGGCAAAGATGAATTTAGATCAAAAACTAAGTATTTTGGGAATTAAACCATCAGAAAAAGACAAAATCAAATCGTTACCTTATGAATCAGTTTATTATCCTCATGTTGATTTCGATGAAAATTCTGTAGAACTACAAATTATTAATCTAGATGAATTAGTAGGGATGTGTCGACCAGATTCTGATAGAGTCGACAATTGGCTAGAAGCTCAGATGTATTAGTTTATAAGGGAATAAACTTTACAAAATTTAAAAATAAAGAGCAATTCGAGCAATTTATTTTAAGTGACCCATATATTGGCCATCCCTTAGTCACTGTTTTAAACAATAAATACTATATTCAAGGTGAAGGAAAACATCGATTAACAATTGCTAAGTGTTTAGGTTTAAAGAAAGCTAAAGTAGTTGTTGTATATCCTAAATAGGGACATGAGAGACAGGTCCCTTGTCCCAGTTCTTCTGGAAAATCAAAGGTAAGACCGTTATCTACCCCACCTAATTAAACTTAGGCAACACACTATCTTCCATCACTTTTAAAAATGAATTAATAACAGGATTTTTATTTTCCTTCTTCCATGCCAATGAACTAACCTTATAAAATTTTTTATTGAAGCTTTTGTAAGTAATATTACTTAACTTAATAAATGTTGTAGATTGTGGAACAATCACAACTCCAATCTTTGCTGCTACTAGAGACACCATTGTATGCTGCTCTTTTGCTGTTTGAATAATATTTGGAAAAAATCCTCCATCATTGTATACCTGAAATATCGCTTTATAGTATCCATCGCCCTCATTTCTCGGCGGTAGGATAAAATTTTCTGATTTTAAATCTTTTGGGTCAATTGGCTCATCCGTTTTTGCTAATGGATGATCGGTATTTAAACATAAAACAAGTTCTTCTTTTCGAAAAAACTTAGTTTCGATACCTTGATTTGTAATGGGTGTTACTAATATACCAACATCAATTTTCTTTTCTTCCAAAGCTTTAAGCTGTTCAGAAGTAGTGAGCTGTTTTAAATCAATTTTCACATCTGGAATGGATAAATTACAAGCTTTTATTATCTCCGGTAAAATATCAAATGCTGCTGAACCTCCAAATCCTAACGTGATACCTCCTATTTCTCCCTCTTGGATTCTTAAAGCCTCTTTTTTAGCGTGCTCAATATAATGGATTATTAATTTAGCGTTTTCATAGAATGATTTTCCAGCTTCTGTTAATTGGACATTTCTTTTATTTCGTTTAAATAGGACAACCCCTAAGTCATCTTCCAATTGCTTTATTTGTTGACTTAAAGGAGGTTGAGATATATTTAGTTTTTCTGCCGCTCGACTGTAATGTAATTCTTCCGCTACAGTAATAAAATACTTTAATTGGTGAATTTTCATCCTTTCCCCTCCAGTAAAAATCGTTTAATACATTTTTTGTATTAGTTATTAAGAAATATATATAAATATGTATTATTTATATATGCTATCATAATATTGTAAAAATTCAAAAAACGGAGACGGGGGAATACCAATGGAGCTTTCTATTTCAACTAATGAATTTAAAGAAAGGCAACAAAAAGTTATATCACAATTGGCTGAAAGAAAAATAGAATGCATGATAATTTTTAGTACAACAGATATAAATTATTTAACGAACTTTAATTTCAGGCCATCTGAGAGACCTATTGCACTAATAATAGATCCAAAACAAAAGACGCATCTGTTTGTACCACACATGGAAAAGGAACATGCAGAGGAGTATGCAGTTGTAGACTTTGTATTTGAATATCCAGAATATCCTGGAGAAGTTCATCCGATGAAACTTCTCAAAGACTACTTATTAAATTTAGATTTTCAAAACAAAAATGTTGGCGTAGATTCACTCGGGTATAGTTCTCCGAAAGGCTATAGGGGAGAAAAGCTTAACGATTTATTAGATAGTAATAACTATGTCTCAATTCAGGGCTTAGTTGAAAAAATGCGTATGATCAAATCTAAGAAGGAAATCGAACTAATTAAGGAATCATCTAAATGGGGGAATTTAGCACACAGCTTGCTAGTTAGATATAGTAAGCCAGGAGCAAATGAAACTGAAATAACTGGACGAGCTACCTTAGAGGCAACATTGTCAATGATCGATACAATTGGGAGTATTGCCAAATTCCATGGTGATCCAGTAAATGCTTTTTATAGAGGACAAATTGGGAAGCACTCTTATTTCCCTCATTCGCAACCGCAGAACTTTACATTAAAACAAGGAGATCAAGTAGTTTCACAAGCAGAAGCAAACATTGATGGTTATAGAAGTGAGCTTGAAAGAACGATGTTTATAAAGGATGTCAGCAAAGAACAAGAAAAGTATTTTAATCTAATCGTACAAGCACAGGACATAGCTTTTCATTCCATTGTACCTGGAAAACCGCTCTCTTATGTAGAGGAAAATGTAAGAGCATTTTATAAGGAAAATAATGTTGAGCATTTAATTAGACACCACACTGGTCATAATATTGGGCTTATTAACCATGAAGCACCGTTTTTCGATCTTGGTGAAGATACAATTATTCAACCAGGAATGGTAGCGACGATTGAGCCTGCTCTTTACGTAGAAAATTTAGGAGGATTTAGGCATTCTGATACGATACTAGTAACTGAAAACGGAGCAGAACGATTAACCTATTATCCACGTGATTTAGAATCTCTTATTATTGGAAACTAAAAAAGTATAAGAAAGGGTGTAAATTTATGAAAAAATTATTTTTGTTTTCCCTATTATTCTCAGTGATATTGAGTGGATGTAGTTCATCATCAGGAGGTTCCAGTGAAGCGAATAACCAAGTTACTGTTGGTACTTGGGGTGGAGATTACGAAAATTTCTTAGGTAAATTTGTCGAGCCAAATCTTCCAGAGGATATTTCTGTTATTACCGTTCCAGAAAGTACAAATGCTCGAATGACAAAAGCTCGTATTGAGAAAGATGGCGAAAGTACTTACGATGTTATTAATTTAGAAGATAATACTATGCAACAATTAGTAGATGAAGGGTTACTGATGGAACTTGATTATAGTAAAATCCCAAACGCTGAAAATATTAGCCCAGATTTAAAAAATCCATATTTTATCCCACATATCTATAGTGCTGGAACAATTGTTTATAATGAGCGATTAGTTGAGGAAGTTCCAGATTCATGGGATATTTTGTGGGATCCAAAATATAAAGGGAAAATAGGAATTCATACAGTAATCTTCCCCCGATATATATTTGCAGCAGCAGCTGTGGAAGGTGTTGGACAATCCCAAGAATGGGACAAAGCATGGGATAAGTTATTATCATTAACAGATAATGAACCGAAATTTTATACATCACAAGAGCAGATAGCAACAGCCCTACAAACAGGGGAAATAGCAATGACAGTTACTTGGAGAGCACGTGCGATTCAATGGAATGATGCTGGTGGAGATCCAATCAGTAGCGTTGTTCCTAATGAAGGTACTTTCCCTACTGTATTTGGTGCAGGGATTCCGAAAAATGCGAAAAATGTTGATGCAGCCTATGAATATCTAAATGCAATGTTAGAACCATCTGGACAAGCATCATTTGCAACAGAGATGGGTTATGCTCCGACGGTTTTAAATGCTGAGTTACCTGAAGAAGTTAAAAATCAAATTTCATTTTCTGATGACGAACTAAGTAGAATTTATCCGATTGATTTAGAGTATATTACAGAGCATTATGCTGATTGGAAGGAAAAATTTGATAGAGATTTTGCTAGTCAGTAAAACATAGGGGGATTATAGTGAAAAGCAACAGTCATAAATTTATTAGCATTTCCTCACTAATTGCACCTGCAACTATATTAGTTACATTTTTATTCATTCTTCCGTTAGTTAATTTTTTACGTACCAGCTTTAATCGTAATATTCCAGGTGGATCTTATGAGTCTGCCTGGACTCTAGAAAACTTTGTAGAGTTTTTTAGTGATAGTTATTTCTTAAATATTTTATGGAATACTATACTCATTTCATTCGTAGCAACTATTTTCTCGTTAATATTAGCCTTTCCAATTGCTTACCTTTTAGCAAGAACGAAATCAAAGTTCAAAGGTATTTTAATTGGGCTAGTTGTTTTTCCACTATTAGTGGGAAATATCGTGAGAGATATTGGTTGGATAGCATTGTTTAGTGAAACTGGTTTAATAAATGAGTTGTTAGTAGCCATAGGCATAATTGATACTCCAGAATCCTTTTTAGGAACTCACATTGCAGTAATTATTGCGATATCGAATGTTGTTCTACCATATATGATTATCTCTATTCAATCTGTCATTGAAAATATTAATCCATCTTTAGAGGAAAGTGCAAAGGATTTGGGGGCTTCAAACTGGATGGTTATGCGTTCAATAGTAATTCCTTTAGCGATGCCTGGAATTTTGGCTGGTACATTATTCGTATTTATATTATCAATGAATGCATACACGACTCCACTTATTATTGGAGGAACAAAAGTCCAAATGATGGCTCCAGCATTATATTCACAAATAACGGAAGTATCAAACTGGCCACTTGGATCAGCAATGGCTGTCGTGTTAATTGCTATCACATTAATCACTTCAGTTATTTATTTGAGAGTTATGGAAAAGTCATCTTCTGGAAATATTAACGCAAGCACGGAGGTGAAAGGATGAATCGAAGTATATTAGCTATATCTAAAAAAATACCGATACTCCTAATATTTTTATTTATTACATTGCCACTATTCATGGTACTTTGGATTTCCTTTTTCTCTCAGCAGTTAATTATCTTTCCTCCAAAAGGATATTCATTAGAATGGTATAAAGCCTTAGGAGAACAAACACAATTTTTAGATTCATTCCTTTTAAGTTTAAAAGTTTCTGTAACTGCGACCGTGTGTTCGATAATTTTAGGTTTATTTAGCTCAATAGCAATTGTTCGTTATAACTTTTGGGGTAAAAAAATACTGGAGATGTTATTTTTATCACCATTAATCGTTCCTTCAATCATAACAGGGATTGCAATCTATATTTACCTTTTTAATTTAGAGAGAATGAGTAATATGAACCTTGTACCTAGTTATTGGTCACTTGTAATAGCTCATATCATAATTGCATTGCCTTGGACAGTTAGATTAATTTCTGCCGGTTTGCAAAGTATAAGTCCTTCTTTAGAAGAAGCATCAATTGATTTAGGTTCAACAAAAGTACAAGCATTTTATAATATAGTACTTCCGAATCTTAGACCTTCAATTATTGCGGCTGCTATTTTGTCATTTATTCACTCGTTTAATAATTTAGAAATTAGTCTTATGCTCGTTAGCCCTGGTGAAACAACTTTACCAATTGAAATTCTTAACTATGTTACTTGGAGAATAGATCCACTAATTGCAGCCGTATCTACTGTCCAAATACTTCTGATTGCAATATTAATGTGGATAGCGAATCGATTCGTCAAGGTGACTAATATGATATAGAGGAGAAATAGAATGGGAAAGTTAACTTTAGAAAATATTACTAAAAAATATGGTGATACAACTGTTGTAAATAATATTAATCTCTCAATCGAAGAAGGAGAATTTGTCTCTTTTTTAGGACCTAGTGGTTGTGGTAAAAGTACGACATTGAGAATGATTTCTGGTTTTATACAACCTACTTCTGGAGAAATATTAATGAATGACTCTAATATTACTCAGATACCACCAAATAAAAGAGACACTTCACTCGTTTTCCAAAACTATGCTCTATTTCCGCATATGACGATTGGTGACAACGTTGGTTACGGATTAAAAATGAGGAAAGTACCAAAAAAGGAAATAAAAGAACGAGTAATAGACATGTTGAAGTTAGTAAGGCTGGATCATTTAATCGATCGTTTTCCAGGTCAGCTTTCAGGAGGACAACAGCAGCGAGTTGCGTTGGCACGTGCGCTTATAGTAAATCCAAGTGTATTACTATTGGATGAGCCACTAAGTAATTTAGATGCCAAACTTCGAGACGAAATGCGTACGGAGATATTAAACTTACAAAGGAAACTAAAC
Above is a genomic segment from Lysinibacillus sp. PLM2 containing:
- a CDS encoding LysR family transcriptional regulator, producing the protein MKIHQLKYFITVAEELHYSRAAEKLNISQPPLSQQIKQLEDDLGVVLFKRNKRNVQLTEAGKSFYENAKLIIHYIEHAKKEALRIQEGEIGGITLGFGGSAAFDILPEIIKACNLSIPDVKIDLKQLTTSEQLKALEEKKIDVGILVTPITNQGIETKFFRKEELVLCLNTDHPLAKTDEPIDPKDLKSENFILPPRNEGDGYYKAIFQVYNDGGFFPNIIQTAKEQHTMVSLVAAKIGVVIVPQSTTFIKLSNITYKSFNKKFYKVSSLAWKKENKNPVINSFLKVMEDSVLPKFN
- a CDS encoding Xaa-Pro aminopeptidase; this encodes MELSISTNEFKERQQKVISQLAERKIECMIIFSTTDINYLTNFNFRPSERPIALIIDPKQKTHLFVPHMEKEHAEEYAVVDFVFEYPEYPGEVHPMKLLKDYLLNLDFQNKNVGVDSLGYSSPKGYRGEKLNDLLDSNNYVSIQGLVEKMRMIKSKKEIELIKESSKWGNLAHSLLVRYSKPGANETEITGRATLEATLSMIDTIGSIAKFHGDPVNAFYRGQIGKHSYFPHSQPQNFTLKQGDQVVSQAEANIDGYRSELERTMFIKDVSKEQEKYFNLIVQAQDIAFHSIVPGKPLSYVEENVRAFYKENNVEHLIRHHTGHNIGLINHEAPFFDLGEDTIIQPGMVATIEPALYVENLGGFRHSDTILVTENGAERLTYYPRDLESLIIGN
- a CDS encoding ABC transporter substrate-binding protein; its protein translation is MKKLFLFSLLFSVILSGCSSSSGGSSEANNQVTVGTWGGDYENFLGKFVEPNLPEDISVITVPESTNARMTKARIEKDGESTYDVINLEDNTMQQLVDEGLLMELDYSKIPNAENISPDLKNPYFIPHIYSAGTIVYNERLVEEVPDSWDILWDPKYKGKIGIHTVIFPRYIFAAAAVEGVGQSQEWDKAWDKLLSLTDNEPKFYTSQEQIATALQTGEIAMTVTWRARAIQWNDAGGDPISSVVPNEGTFPTVFGAGIPKNAKNVDAAYEYLNAMLEPSGQASFATEMGYAPTVLNAELPEEVKNQISFSDDELSRIYPIDLEYITEHYADWKEKFDRDFASQ
- a CDS encoding ABC transporter permease → MKSNSHKFISISSLIAPATILVTFLFILPLVNFLRTSFNRNIPGGSYESAWTLENFVEFFSDSYFLNILWNTILISFVATIFSLILAFPIAYLLARTKSKFKGILIGLVVFPLLVGNIVRDIGWIALFSETGLINELLVAIGIIDTPESFLGTHIAVIIAISNVVLPYMIISIQSVIENINPSLEESAKDLGASNWMVMRSIVIPLAMPGILAGTLFVFILSMNAYTTPLIIGGTKVQMMAPALYSQITEVSNWPLGSAMAVVLIAITLITSVIYLRVMEKSSSGNINASTEVKG
- a CDS encoding ABC transporter permease, giving the protein MNRSILAISKKIPILLIFLFITLPLFMVLWISFFSQQLIIFPPKGYSLEWYKALGEQTQFLDSFLLSLKVSVTATVCSIILGLFSSIAIVRYNFWGKKILEMLFLSPLIVPSIITGIAIYIYLFNLERMSNMNLVPSYWSLVIAHIIIALPWTVRLISAGLQSISPSLEEASIDLGSTKVQAFYNIVLPNLRPSIIAAAILSFIHSFNNLEISLMLVSPGETTLPIEILNYVTWRIDPLIAAVSTVQILLIAILMWIANRFVKVTNMI
- a CDS encoding spermidine/putrescine ABC transporter ATPase, translating into MGKLTLENITKKYGDTTVVNNINLSIEEGEFVSFLGPSGCGKSTTLRMISGFIQPTSGEILMNDSNITQIPPNKRDTSLVFQNYALFPHMTIGDNVGYGLKMRKVPKKEIKERVIDMLKLVRLDHLIDRFPGQLSGGQQQRVALARALIVNPSVLLLDEPLSNLDAKLRDEMRTEILNLQRKLNLTCIFVTHDQEEALVLSDKIVVMESGHIRQIGTPEEIFDKPNSHFTADFVGVRNIFEGNNNNGTFVTKNNTKIKIGDTDTNIIKVGIRPNMILVNPQNVSEYDNHVNATVQTLLYRGTIIELLTILENGEEMVVEIPSEKYKTFTIKEGDNISLCWNLDNVISLYE